The Flavobacteriales bacterium genome contains the following window.
AGAAATGATGGAAGTGTTTACATTGGCGATATTTTTGTTTCAAAACGAAGAAGCTCTGGTAATTGGGGTGAACCAAAAGAATTAGATAAACAAATCAATTCTACTTATTTTGAAAGTTCGGCGTCATTAACTGCTGATGGAAACAGGTTGTATTTTGTGAGTGAGCGTGAAGGGAAAAAATATGGAGCTATTGGTAAAGGAGATATTTATTATGTTGATAAAATATCAAAATCTACTTTTGGAGAGCCTGTAAACTTAGGTTCTGTTATCAATACCAAAGAGGATGAAATTTCGGTGTTTATTCACCCTGATGGTAAAACATTGTTCTTTAGCTCAAAAGGGCATTTGTCTATGGGTGGTTACGATATTTTTATGTCGAAAATGCAAGCAGATGGTACTTGGTCTAAACCAGAAAATTTAGGCTATCCAATCAATACCATTGACGATGATGTACATTTTATTTTGAGTACGGATGGGAAAATAGCACATTATTCTACCGTTAGAGAAGATGGTTTGGGAGAAAGAGATATTTATAAAATTGACTTAAAAGATTACGATTTATTACAAGGCACACAAAAAAATCTATCCATCATAAAAGGAAACATCGAAGCTAAATTAGATGGTGAAAAAGTAATGGCTGATGTTGAGTTTAAAGATGAAGCAGGTAATAGCATTGTAAAAACTTCGGCCGAAGAAACAGGAGATTATTTTATGACCTTACCAGGGAATTTAAAATATTCAGTTACCATTTCTGCTGTTGGTTATAAAACCCAAACCATCAATTTTGATTTGCCTATTGGAGAAAAATCAACACATATTTTGGTTAAAAATGTTGTTTTAGAACAAGAGTAGCATGTTAAAAACCAAAAAACTTTGGTTAGATAAGGAAAACAATAAGTTTAGAATTATTGTTAGTGTTTTGGGTTTAAAAGTGGGCGATTGGAAAAATTTGGCTGATATTCAATTTATT
Protein-coding sequences here:
- a CDS encoding PD40 domain-containing protein, whose product is MNRINQLLVVLLVFTTTLTFAQEKKSKKPNKVAYKMKMSEARHLYLNGNIRGGLLIYREMLKDFTNDATVNYRIGECYLELKDWQLAVEYFQNAKGLNPKVAPELNYKLGEAYHRNNQLDKAQEAFAEYQKGLKKKDALYDADKMQEQVAYAKKLMLAPVEVEIVNLGKNINSRGGDYSPSITADGQTMIFTSRRADTKGGGVDKAGDYKYFEDIYISKWDTTLGDWSKAIPVEGKLNTEGHDASLSISPDGNQIYIYRNDGSVYIGDIFVSKRRSSGNWGEPKELDKQINSTYFESSASLTADGNRLYFVSEREGKKYGAIGKGDIYYVDKISKSTFGEPVNLGSVINTKEDEISVFIHPDGKTLFFSSKGHLSMGGYDIFMSKMQADGTWSKPENLGYPINTIDDDVHFILSTDGKIAHYSTVREDGLGERDIYKIDLKDYDLLQGTQKNLSIIKGNIEAKLDGEKVMADVEFKDEAGNSIVKTSAEETGDYFMTLPGNLKYSVTISAVGYKTQTINFDLPIGEKSTHILVKNVVLEQE